The Streptomyces sp. NBC_01775 genome includes a region encoding these proteins:
- a CDS encoding AMP-dependent synthetase/ligase: MREFSLPALYEVPADGNLTDLIRRNAAQQPDLPVIGRKRGGQWEDLTAADFLTEVQTTAKGLIASGVEPGDRVGLLSRTRYEWTLLDFAIWSAGGVTVPVYETSSPEQISWILGDSGAVACVVETEDHAAAVESVRDRLPTLREVWQIEPGRETGGPEQETEGAVALLTALGEPISDATVEERSSVAGADSPATIVYTSGTTGRPKGCVLTHRSFFAECGNVVERLRPMFRPGEGSVLLFLPVAHVFGRLVEVAAVMAPIKLGHVSDLKKLTDELGAFRPTMVLGVPRVFEKVFNSARAQAVAGGKGKIFDKAAEVAGAYSRALDEPAGPSLRLKVQHKVFDKLVYSKLRAVLGGRATHAISGGAPLGERLGHFFRGVGFTVLEGYGLTESCAATAFNPFERQKVGTVGQPLPGSVVRIADDGEVLLHGEHLFTGYWNNSQATDEALADGWFHTGDLGTLDVDGFLTITGRKKEILVTAGGKNVAPAVIEDRIRSHALVAECMVVGDGRPFVGALLTVDEEFLPRWAEEHGKQELTHEQLLADAELLAELQGAVDDGNKAVSKAESVRKFRVLRHQFTEESGHITPSLKLKRGVVAKDFADEIEAIYTA, translated from the coding sequence TTGCGCGAGTTCAGCCTTCCGGCCCTCTACGAAGTCCCCGCCGACGGCAACCTGACGGACCTCATCCGCCGGAACGCGGCTCAGCAGCCGGACCTCCCCGTCATCGGACGCAAGCGCGGCGGGCAGTGGGAGGACCTCACGGCGGCGGACTTCCTCACCGAGGTGCAGACGACGGCCAAGGGGCTGATCGCCTCCGGTGTCGAGCCGGGCGACCGGGTCGGCCTGCTCTCGCGCACCCGCTACGAGTGGACGCTGCTGGACTTCGCCATCTGGAGCGCCGGTGGCGTCACCGTCCCCGTCTACGAGACCAGCTCGCCCGAGCAGATCTCCTGGATCCTCGGAGACTCGGGCGCCGTGGCCTGTGTGGTGGAGACCGAAGACCACGCCGCGGCCGTGGAGTCCGTACGCGACCGGCTGCCCACGCTCCGCGAGGTCTGGCAGATCGAGCCCGGCCGGGAGACCGGCGGGCCCGAGCAGGAGACGGAGGGGGCCGTCGCCCTGCTGACCGCGCTCGGCGAGCCGATCAGCGACGCGACGGTCGAGGAGCGCAGCTCCGTGGCGGGCGCCGACTCCCCGGCGACCATCGTCTACACCTCCGGCACCACAGGCCGCCCCAAGGGCTGTGTGCTCACCCACCGCAGCTTCTTCGCCGAGTGCGGCAACGTGGTCGAGCGGCTGCGGCCGATGTTCCGCCCCGGTGAGGGCTCGGTGCTGCTCTTCTTGCCGGTGGCGCACGTCTTCGGGCGCCTGGTGGAGGTGGCGGCCGTGATGGCGCCCATCAAGCTCGGCCATGTCTCGGACCTCAAGAAGCTCACCGACGAGCTGGGCGCCTTCCGGCCCACCATGGTGCTGGGGGTGCCGCGCGTCTTCGAGAAGGTCTTCAACTCCGCGCGTGCCCAGGCCGTCGCGGGCGGCAAGGGCAAGATCTTCGACAAGGCGGCCGAGGTCGCCGGCGCGTACAGCCGCGCGCTGGACGAGCCCGCCGGGCCCTCGCTCAGGCTCAAGGTGCAGCACAAGGTCTTCGACAAGCTCGTCTACAGCAAGCTGCGCGCCGTCCTGGGCGGCAGGGCCACCCACGCCATCTCCGGAGGCGCCCCGCTCGGCGAGCGCCTGGGCCACTTCTTCCGGGGCGTGGGCTTCACGGTGCTGGAGGGCTACGGGCTGACCGAGTCCTGCGCCGCCACGGCCTTCAACCCCTTCGAGCGTCAGAAGGTCGGCACCGTCGGACAGCCGCTGCCCGGCTCCGTCGTCCGGATCGCCGACGACGGCGAGGTCCTCCTGCACGGCGAGCACCTGTTCACCGGATACTGGAACAACTCCCAGGCCACCGACGAGGCCCTCGCCGATGGCTGGTTCCATACGGGCGACCTCGGCACCCTTGACGTGGACGGCTTTCTCACCATCACGGGCCGCAAGAAGGAGATCCTGGTGACCGCGGGCGGCAAGAACGTCGCGCCCGCCGTGATCGAGGACCGCATCCGCTCGCACGCCCTGGTCGCCGAGTGCATGGTCGTCGGCGACGGCCGCCCCTTCGTCGGCGCCCTGCTGACCGTCGACGAGGAGTTCCTGCCGCGCTGGGCCGAGGAGCACGGCAAGCAGGAGCTGACCCACGAGCAGCTGCTGGCGGACGCCGAGCTGCTGGCCGAGCTGCAAGGCGCGGTGGACGACGGCAACAAGGCGGTCTCCAAGGCCGAGTCGGTGCGGAAGTTCCGCGTGCTGCGGCACCAGTTCACCGAGGAGTCGGGCCACATCACCCCGTCGCTGAAGCTCAAACGCGGTGTGGTCGCCAAGGACTTCGCGGACGAGATCGAGGCCATCTACACCGCGTAG
- a CDS encoding metallophosphoesterase family protein: MRVHVVSDVHGNSEDLAKAGDGADALVCLGDLILFLDYADHSRGIFPELFGQENADRIVALRTARRFAEARELSRRLWTGLDREAATEAAVRAQYAELFAAFPEPTYATFGNVDMPQLWPEYAGPGTTVLDGEAVEIGGLRFGFVGGGLRTPMRTPFEIDDETYAAKIAALGEVDVLCTHIPPDVPELCYDIVARRFERGSPDLLAAIHTVRPRYHLFGHVHQPLAQRMRIGATECVNVGHFNATGTPWVLEW, from the coding sequence ATGCGAGTCCACGTAGTGAGCGACGTACACGGCAACAGCGAGGACCTCGCGAAGGCGGGTGACGGCGCCGACGCGCTGGTCTGCCTGGGAGATCTCATCCTCTTCCTGGACTACGCCGACCACTCGCGCGGCATCTTCCCCGAGCTGTTCGGTCAGGAGAACGCCGACCGGATCGTGGCGCTGCGCACCGCCCGCCGCTTCGCAGAGGCCCGCGAGCTGTCGCGCCGGCTGTGGACGGGGCTCGACCGTGAGGCGGCGACGGAGGCCGCGGTGCGCGCGCAGTACGCCGAGCTGTTCGCCGCCTTCCCGGAGCCCACGTACGCCACCTTCGGCAACGTGGACATGCCGCAGCTGTGGCCCGAGTACGCGGGCCCGGGTACGACCGTGCTGGACGGTGAGGCCGTCGAGATCGGCGGCCTGCGCTTCGGCTTCGTCGGCGGCGGCCTGCGCACGCCCATGCGCACCCCGTTCGAGATCGACGACGAGACCTACGCGGCCAAGATCGCCGCACTCGGCGAGGTCGATGTCCTGTGTACGCATATTCCGCCCGACGTGCCCGAGTTGTGCTACGACATCGTCGCGCGCCGCTTCGAGCGCGGCAGCCCGGACCTGCTGGCGGCCATCCACACGGTGCGGCCCCGCTACCACCTCTTCGGCCACGTCCACCAGCCGCTGGCCCAGCGCATGCGCATAGGCGCCACGGAGTGCGTCAACGTGGGCCATTTCAACGCCACCGGGACCCCCTGGGTGCTGGAGTGGTGA
- a CDS encoding SRPBCC family protein, whose amino-acid sequence MAEHTSSSITVDAAPEAVMKVISDFPRYPEWAGEVKEAEVLGQDEKGRAEQVRLLLDAGAIKDEHTLAYEWIGDPDVRDVNEVRWSLVKSQMLRSLDGVYRLTPVDGGERTEVMYQLTVDVKIPMLGMIKRKAEKVIIDRALDGLKKRVEAGGASAGSGGAES is encoded by the coding sequence ATGGCGGAACACACCAGCTCCAGCATCACCGTCGACGCAGCACCCGAGGCTGTGATGAAGGTGATCTCGGACTTTCCGCGCTACCCCGAGTGGGCGGGCGAGGTGAAGGAGGCCGAGGTACTCGGCCAGGACGAGAAGGGCCGCGCCGAGCAGGTGCGGCTGCTGCTGGACGCCGGCGCCATCAAGGACGAGCACACCCTCGCCTACGAGTGGATCGGTGACCCCGACGTGCGCGACGTCAACGAGGTGCGCTGGTCACTGGTGAAGTCCCAGATGCTGCGCTCCCTGGACGGCGTCTACCGCCTCACGCCGGTCGACGGCGGCGAGCGGACCGAGGTCATGTACCAGCTCACGGTCGACGTGAAGATCCCCATGCTCGGGATGATCAAGCGCAAGGCCGAGAAGGTCATCATCGACCGCGCGCTGGACGGTCTGAAGAAGCGCGTCGAGGCGGGCGGCGCCTCGGCCGGAAGCGGCGGGGCCGAGAGCTGA
- a CDS encoding ArsA family ATPase — MVTGAGGAGRTTVAAATACAAAGQGHRTLLLSAESAPRLAALLGAEGEGSTSTGVPNAAPGSGAPDAASRSAAPDAASSAGAPDAASSHRRAPEQVAAVPGLWLLRIDSGEEFRVQAVELQQRGKAALDLLGAAPLDEDELTELPGAGAFALLRALRTAHATAGPDGGAGGADRPEGSVGESAWDIVVVDMPPTPDGLNLLALPEQLRRYLRRLVPHERQAARALRPVLAQLAGVPMPEQWLYDASTRWSAELAEVQRAVESPATVVRLVTEPGPLAAGALRTAGAGLRLHGLELESVVANRLLPVGSADAWLAGLAGQQQAALKELREKCEAESIPLCELPHLGRDPRGPEDLVALANAARTAVTGAAGPGARSGARATAPTDAAPAAPVPQPREGGPGTDVAHGWVEDRLTEDGKLVWHLPLPGATREELELVRRGDELTVGVGPYRRVLALPSALRRCRVSGAALNGGALRVRFTPDPGLWPGSGDGGQ, encoded by the coding sequence CTGGTCACCGGCGCCGGCGGGGCCGGCCGTACGACCGTGGCGGCGGCAACGGCCTGCGCCGCCGCGGGACAGGGCCACCGCACGCTGCTGCTGAGTGCCGAGTCCGCCCCGCGTCTGGCCGCGCTGCTCGGCGCCGAGGGCGAGGGGAGCACGTCCACGGGCGTGCCGAATGCCGCGCCCGGTTCCGGCGCACCGGATGCCGCGTCCCGTTCTGCCGCACCGGATGCCGCGAGTTCCGCCGGCGCACCGGATGCCGCGAGTTCTCACCGGCGCGCGCCCGAGCAGGTCGCCGCCGTGCCCGGTCTGTGGCTGCTGCGTATCGACTCCGGGGAGGAGTTCCGCGTCCAGGCCGTCGAACTCCAGCAGCGTGGCAAGGCCGCGCTCGACCTGCTGGGCGCCGCGCCCCTGGACGAGGACGAGCTGACGGAGCTGCCCGGCGCGGGCGCCTTCGCCCTCCTGCGCGCCCTGCGCACCGCACACGCCACGGCGGGGCCGGACGGAGGCGCGGGAGGCGCGGATCGCCCGGAAGGCAGCGTGGGGGAGAGCGCCTGGGACATCGTGGTGGTCGACATGCCGCCCACCCCCGACGGGCTCAACCTGCTGGCGCTGCCCGAGCAGTTGCGCCGCTACCTGCGCCGGCTCGTCCCGCACGAGCGCCAGGCCGCCCGCGCCCTGCGCCCCGTGCTCGCCCAGCTCGCCGGCGTCCCCATGCCCGAGCAGTGGCTCTACGACGCCTCGACGCGCTGGTCCGCCGAACTGGCCGAGGTCCAGCGGGCTGTGGAGTCGCCCGCGACCGTCGTCAGGCTGGTCACCGAGCCGGGACCGCTGGCCGCCGGGGCGCTGCGCACGGCGGGCGCCGGGTTGCGGCTGCACGGGCTGGAGCTGGAATCCGTGGTCGCCAACAGGCTGCTGCCCGTCGGCTCCGCCGACGCCTGGCTCGCCGGGCTGGCGGGGCAGCAGCAGGCCGCGCTCAAGGAACTGCGCGAGAAGTGCGAAGCGGAATCCATACCGCTCTGCGAACTCCCGCACCTGGGACGCGACCCGCGCGGTCCCGAGGACCTGGTGGCCCTCGCGAACGCCGCCCGTACCGCCGTCACGGGCGCGGCCGGTCCAGGCGCCCGTTCCGGAGCGCGCGCGACCGCCCCCACGGACGCCGCACCCGCGGCCCCCGTGCCGCAGCCCCGGGAGGGCGGGCCCGGCACCGACGTCGCGCACGGCTGGGTCGAGGACCGGCTCACCGAGGACGGCAAACTGGTGTGGCACCTGCCCCTCCCCGGCGCGACCAGGGAAGAGCTGGAACTGGTGCGCCGGGGCGACGAGTTGACGGTGGGCGTCGGCCCCTACCGGCGCGTGCTCGCTCTGCCCTCCGCGCTGCGCCGCTGCCGCGTCTCGGGCGCGGCCCTCAACGGCGGGGCGCTGCGGGTGCGCTTCACCCCCGACCCCGGCCTGTGGCCCGGGTCCGGCGACGGGGGCCAGTGA
- a CDS encoding DUF5304 family protein translates to MSDDAERPDSSAPSGSPAVSAEYSAHAPGPAAAPDPDAWATACEEDLAAEKARRRAEYGPPPTSAAEELRRLADAVTDKVTELGKPLFGAVGTAAAQGVAQQLFAQAKATIEPVVERNPQLFDHLAAAGGELLAAYRSVVQESERRWSEPKDANAAPPAAGTERIDLDDRTGADEQGGQAGPDERVVLDAQDEPTDDARSGEENRGDESPGGGSEGPRTGA, encoded by the coding sequence ATGAGCGACGACGCCGAGCGCCCTGACTCCAGCGCCCCGTCCGGCTCGCCCGCAGTGTCCGCCGAGTACTCCGCGCACGCGCCGGGCCCCGCGGCAGCACCGGACCCCGACGCCTGGGCCACCGCCTGCGAGGAGGACCTGGCAGCCGAGAAGGCCCGCCGCCGCGCGGAGTACGGGCCGCCGCCCACCAGTGCGGCCGAAGAGCTGCGGAGGCTGGCCGACGCCGTCACCGACAAGGTCACCGAGCTGGGCAAGCCCCTCTTCGGAGCGGTGGGCACGGCGGCGGCCCAGGGCGTGGCCCAGCAGTTGTTCGCCCAGGCCAAGGCCACCATCGAGCCCGTGGTCGAGCGCAACCCGCAGCTCTTCGACCACCTCGCGGCGGCCGGCGGCGAACTGCTCGCCGCCTACCGCTCCGTCGTCCAGGAGTCCGAGCGCCGCTGGAGCGAGCCCAAGGACGCGAACGCGGCACCGCCCGCCGCCGGCACCGAGCGGATCGACCTGGACGACCGGACCGGCGCGGACGAACAGGGCGGGCAGGCCGGGCCGGACGAGCGTGTCGTGCTCGACGCGCAGGACGAGCCCACGGACGACGCCAGGAGCGGCGAGGAAAACCGCGGGGACGAAAGCCCCGGCGGCGGGTCGGAAGGGCCGCGCACCGGCGCCTGA
- a CDS encoding ROK family glucokinase, with protein MGLTIGVDIGGTKIAAGVVDEEGTILETSKVPTPSTPDAVIDAIADAVRQASAEYQVDAVGIGAPGYVDDKRANVLFTPNLSWRHEPLKDKVEQRIDLPVVIENDANAAAWGEYKFGVGTGHEDVVCITIGTGLGGGTIIGGKLHRGRFGVAAEFGHIRMVPDGLLCGCGNQGCWEQYASGRALLRYAQQRATATPDSASILLGLGDGTSEGIEGKHISEAARQGDAVAIDSFRELARWAGAGLADLASLFDPGAFIVGGGVSDEGELVLDPIRKSFRRWLVGSRWRPHAEVLAAQLGGKAGLVGVADLARQG; from the coding sequence ATGGGACTCACTATCGGGGTCGACATCGGCGGCACCAAGATTGCGGCCGGCGTTGTCGACGAAGAAGGCACGATCCTCGAAACGAGCAAGGTGCCGACGCCTTCCACCCCGGACGCTGTGATAGACGCCATCGCCGACGCGGTTCGCCAGGCGAGTGCGGAATACCAGGTGGACGCCGTGGGCATCGGGGCTCCCGGTTACGTCGACGACAAGCGCGCCAACGTGCTGTTCACGCCCAACCTGTCCTGGCGCCACGAGCCGCTCAAGGACAAGGTCGAACAGCGCATCGACCTCCCCGTCGTGATCGAGAACGATGCCAACGCGGCGGCCTGGGGCGAGTACAAGTTCGGCGTGGGCACCGGCCACGAGGACGTCGTCTGCATCACCATCGGCACCGGCCTGGGCGGCGGCACCATCATCGGCGGCAAGCTCCACCGCGGGCGCTTCGGCGTGGCAGCGGAGTTCGGCCACATCCGGATGGTGCCCGACGGGCTGCTGTGCGGCTGCGGCAACCAGGGCTGCTGGGAGCAGTACGCCTCCGGGCGCGCGCTCCTGCGCTACGCCCAGCAGCGCGCCACCGCCACCCCCGACAGCGCGAGCATCCTGCTCGGCCTCGGCGACGGCACCTCCGAGGGCATCGAGGGCAAGCACATCAGCGAGGCGGCCCGCCAGGGCGACGCCGTGGCCATCGACTCCTTCCGCGAGCTGGCCCGCTGGGCCGGAGCCGGGCTCGCCGACCTCGCCTCGCTGTTCGACCCGGGCGCCTTCATCGTCGGCGGCGGGGTCTCCGACGAGGGCGAGCTGGTGCTCGACCCCATCCGCAAGTCCTTCCGGCGCTGGCTCGTCGGCAGCCGCTGGCGCCCGCACGCCGAGGTCCTCGCCGCCCAACTCGGCGGCAAGGCGGGCCTCGTGGGTGTGGCGGACCTCGCCCGCCAGGGCTGA
- a CDS encoding endonuclease/exonuclease/phosphatase family protein codes for MTRESAGPADLPPSGTEPDGSAVVRLLSYNVRSLRDDREALVRVIRACAPDVVCVQEAPRFFRWRKYASWLGRRTDLTYVAGGATAAGPMILASLRPTVEHAEDVLLPRTPGLHQRGFATAVLRFGAAARLGVVSFHLSLQARERYAQGRALLEQLGSLGEFAVAAGDLNDRPDGRTFRLLADGLQDAWRTAPWGREMTSPAADPVQRIDAVFATKGVRLLGAGVPAGLPGVTPADLRTATDHLPVLAALRVPPAGAPEGL; via the coding sequence ATGACACGCGAATCGGCCGGTCCGGCCGACCTGCCCCCCTCCGGCACCGAGCCCGACGGCTCGGCCGTGGTCAGGCTGCTCAGTTACAACGTCCGCTCACTGCGCGACGACCGGGAGGCGCTCGTCCGGGTCATCCGGGCCTGCGCCCCCGACGTCGTGTGTGTGCAGGAGGCGCCCCGCTTCTTCCGCTGGCGCAAGTACGCCTCGTGGCTGGGCCGCAGGACCGACCTGACGTACGTCGCCGGGGGCGCGACCGCCGCCGGGCCCATGATCCTGGCCTCGCTGCGGCCGACCGTCGAGCATGCCGAGGATGTGCTGCTGCCGCGCACACCCGGGCTGCACCAGCGCGGGTTCGCCACCGCTGTCCTGCGCTTCGGGGCCGCCGCGCGGCTCGGGGTGGTCAGCTTCCACCTCAGCCTCCAGGCGCGCGAGCGGTACGCGCAGGGCCGGGCGCTGCTCGAACAGCTCGGGAGCCTGGGGGAGTTCGCCGTCGCCGCGGGCGACCTCAACGACCGCCCCGACGGCCGGACCTTCCGCCTCCTGGCCGACGGCCTCCAGGACGCCTGGCGGACCGCGCCGTGGGGCAGGGAAATGACGTCACCGGCGGCGGATCCCGTACAGCGCATCGACGCGGTCTTCGCCACGAAGGGCGTACGCCTCCTCGGCGCGGGCGTCCCGGCCGGTCTCCCGGGCGTCACCCCCGCCGACCTCCGCACGGCGACCGACCACCTACCGGTCCTGGCGGCCCTGCGAGTGCCCCCGGCCGGGGCGCCGGAGGGGCTGTGA
- a CDS encoding alpha/beta hydrolase — translation MSPFLPGAEPFHRDGSSTGVLLCHGFTGSPHSLRPWAEYLAERGLTVSLPLLPGHGTRWEDLALTSWEDWYATVDRELRLLSERCDHVFVCGLSMGGALALRLAALHGHAVSGVVVVNPAAAFPRAQGFALPAGRFLLRSVRGITDDIAKENRTELGYDRVPTRAAYALRNLFRVVHKDLPKVTQPLLLLRSRTDHVVPSSDSALVLSRVSSTDVTETVLERSFHVATLDHDAERIFADSHGFIDRLVAREPLPAKDSQ, via the coding sequence GTGTCGCCCTTCCTCCCCGGAGCCGAGCCCTTCCACCGCGACGGATCATCGACCGGGGTGCTGCTCTGTCACGGCTTCACGGGATCGCCCCACTCCCTGCGCCCCTGGGCCGAGTATCTGGCGGAGCGCGGGCTGACCGTCTCGCTCCCGCTGCTGCCCGGGCACGGCACCCGCTGGGAGGACCTGGCCCTCACCAGCTGGGAGGACTGGTACGCCACGGTGGACCGGGAGCTGCGGCTGCTCAGCGAGCGCTGCGACCACGTCTTCGTCTGCGGCCTGTCCATGGGCGGCGCCCTCGCGTTGCGGCTGGCCGCGCTGCACGGGCACGCGGTGAGCGGGGTCGTCGTCGTGAACCCGGCGGCGGCCTTCCCCCGGGCGCAGGGGTTCGCGCTCCCCGCCGGGCGCTTCCTGCTCCGCTCGGTGCGGGGCATCACGGACGACATCGCCAAGGAGAACCGCACGGAGCTGGGGTACGACCGGGTGCCGACCCGGGCCGCGTACGCGCTGCGCAACCTCTTCCGCGTCGTCCACAAGGATCTGCCGAAGGTGACGCAGCCGCTGCTGCTCCTGCGCAGCAGGACGGACCATGTGGTGCCCTCCTCGGACTCCGCGCTGGTCCTGAGCCGCGTCTCGTCCACCGACGTGACCGAGACGGTGCTGGAGCGAAGTTTCCACGTCGCCACCCTGGATCATGACGCGGAACGGATCTTCGCCGATTCCCACGGTTTCATCGACCGGCTCGTGGCACGCGAGCCGCTCCCCGCGAAGGACAGCCAGTGA
- a CDS encoding lysophospholipid acyltransferase family protein, protein MFYGAMKLSVGSTLKLAFRPWVEGLENVPEEGPAILASNHLSFSDSFFLPAVLDRKVTFIAKAEYFTSPGVKGKLTAAFFKGVGQLPVDRSGVRGAGEAAIRSGLEVLERGELFGIYPEGTRSPDGRLYRGKPGGLARLALRSGAPVIPVAMIDTEKIQPPGKVVPKLMRPGIRIGTPLDFSRYHGMDNDRFIQRAVTDEVMYAILKLSGQEYVDIYATAAKRQIAEAEKAEKAEKAARAEKAATASGNAAGESSPPQGENGNRAA, encoded by the coding sequence TTGTTCTACGGCGCGATGAAGCTGTCGGTCGGCAGCACGCTCAAGCTCGCGTTCCGGCCCTGGGTCGAGGGTCTGGAGAACGTGCCCGAGGAGGGGCCCGCGATCCTCGCGAGCAACCACTTGTCGTTCTCGGACTCCTTCTTCCTGCCCGCCGTCCTCGACCGCAAGGTCACCTTTATCGCCAAGGCGGAGTACTTCACCTCGCCGGGCGTGAAGGGCAAGCTGACGGCCGCGTTCTTCAAGGGCGTCGGCCAGCTCCCCGTCGACCGCTCGGGTGTGCGGGGCGCGGGCGAGGCCGCCATCAGAAGCGGCCTCGAAGTGCTGGAGCGCGGGGAGCTGTTCGGCATCTACCCCGAGGGCACCCGCTCGCCCGACGGCCGCCTCTACCGGGGCAAGCCCGGTGGCCTGGCGCGGCTCGCGCTGCGTTCGGGGGCGCCGGTGATCCCGGTGGCGATGATCGACACGGAGAAGATCCAGCCGCCCGGCAAGGTGGTGCCCAAGCTGATGCGGCCCGGCATCCGGATCGGCACCCCGCTCGACTTCAGCCGCTACCACGGCATGGACAACGACAGGTTCATCCAGCGCGCGGTCACCGACGAGGTCATGTACGCCATCTTGAAGCTCTCCGGCCAGGAGTACGTCGACATCTACGCGACGGCGGCCAAGCGGCAGATCGCCGAGGCGGAGAAGGCGGAGAAGGCCGAGAAGGCAGCCAGGGCCGAGAAGGCCGCGACGGCGTCCGGGAACGCCGCGGGCGAATCGTCGCCGCCCCAGGGTGAGAACGGCAACAGGGCCGCGTAG
- the macS gene encoding MacS family sensor histidine kinase gives MSVEQPLWNALTGYRILAALYALGVFAWSYDEYSAPVPGLVFLLLLTTWTFATLRNVGSAARCTLPFLVTDIAFGIAGILLSPYIDAHDHVGPTLPSIWVAGPVLAFALKGGWRWAAGVSVLVGIANIIERGMVTRSTFHNVLLVCVASIAIGYVIEVARASERTLARALQIEAATRERERLARDIHDSVLQVLAMVQRRGSTIGGEAAELGRMAGEQEVALRALVSSGVVPRQRPAPAANGAPDAAPHPPGAGRGTGPGSGAPDAAEPGGAEPGSGSVPDALLTLDPIGETDGEADSALCDVRALLSSHAAARVSYAEPGAPVLLPARVATELTAAVSAALDNVRKHACGEAGQEARAWILLEDEPDSVIVTVRDDGPGIPAGRLADAEAEGRMGVALSIRGRLRDLGGTAELVSVPGQGTEVELRVPKNDQ, from the coding sequence ATGTCCGTGGAGCAGCCGCTGTGGAACGCGCTGACCGGATACCGCATCCTGGCCGCTCTCTACGCCCTCGGCGTCTTCGCCTGGAGCTACGACGAGTACAGCGCTCCGGTGCCGGGGCTGGTCTTTCTGCTGCTCCTCACCACCTGGACGTTCGCCACGCTGCGCAACGTCGGCTCGGCCGCCCGCTGCACGCTGCCCTTCCTCGTCACCGACATCGCCTTCGGTATCGCCGGGATCCTGCTCTCCCCGTACATCGACGCCCACGACCACGTCGGCCCCACGCTGCCGTCCATATGGGTGGCGGGCCCCGTGCTGGCCTTCGCGCTCAAGGGCGGCTGGCGGTGGGCGGCGGGCGTCTCGGTGCTGGTGGGGATCGCCAACATCATCGAACGCGGCATGGTCACCCGCTCGACCTTCCACAACGTGCTGCTCGTGTGCGTCGCCAGCATCGCCATCGGCTATGTGATCGAGGTGGCCCGCGCCAGTGAACGCACCCTGGCCCGCGCCCTCCAGATCGAGGCGGCGACCAGGGAGCGCGAGCGGCTCGCCCGCGACATCCACGACAGCGTTCTCCAGGTGCTGGCGATGGTGCAGCGCAGGGGCAGCACCATCGGCGGGGAGGCGGCCGAACTGGGCCGCATGGCGGGGGAGCAGGAGGTCGCGCTGCGCGCCCTGGTCTCCAGCGGGGTGGTGCCGCGGCAGCGCCCGGCCCCCGCGGCGAACGGCGCACCGGATGCCGCACCACATCCGCCCGGCGCGGGCAGGGGCACCGGCCCCGGTTCCGGCGCACCGGATGCCGCGGAACCTGGCGGCGCGGAGCCGGGCTCCGGGTCCGTCCCCGACGCTCTCCTCACGCTCGATCCAATCGGCGAGACCGACGGCGAGGCCGACAGCGCGCTGTGCGACGTCCGCGCGCTCCTCTCCTCGCACGCCGCGGCGCGGGTCTCCTACGCCGAGCCCGGGGCGCCCGTACTGCTGCCCGCACGGGTGGCCACGGAACTGACGGCGGCTGTCAGCGCCGCCCTGGACAATGTGCGCAAGCACGCGTGCGGCGAAGCGGGCCAGGAAGCCCGCGCGTGGATCCTGCTGGAGGACGAGCCGGATTCCGTGATCGTGACCGTCCGGGACGACGGCCCCGGCATTCCGGCGGGGCGGCTGGCGGACGCGGAGGCGGAGGGCCGGATGGGCGTCGCGCTGTCCATCCGGGGACGCCTGCGGGACCTGGGCGGCACGGCGGAGCTGGTGTCGGTCCCGGGGCAGGGGACGGAAGTGGAATTGAGGGTGCCCAAGAATGACCAGTGA
- a CDS encoding response regulator transcription factor, with protein sequence MVVDDHPMWRDAVARDLAEAGFEVVATASDGHQAVRRALATSPDVLVLDLNLPGKPGVEVCRELVGPGASLRVLVLSASGEHADVLEAVKSGATGYLVKSAGPEELLDAVRRTALGDPVFTPGLAGLVLGEYRRLAADPVPAAQESPDVPKLTERETEVLRLVAKGLSYKQIAERLVISHRTVQNHVQNTLGKLQLHNRVELVRYAIERGLDGE encoded by the coding sequence ATGGTCGTGGACGACCATCCGATGTGGCGCGACGCGGTCGCCCGCGATCTGGCCGAGGCCGGGTTCGAGGTCGTCGCCACGGCGAGCGACGGCCACCAGGCGGTGCGCAGGGCCCTCGCCACCTCCCCCGACGTGCTGGTGCTGGACCTGAACCTGCCCGGCAAGCCCGGCGTGGAGGTGTGCCGCGAGCTGGTCGGTCCCGGCGCCTCGCTGCGGGTGCTGGTGCTCTCCGCGAGCGGCGAGCACGCCGACGTGCTGGAGGCCGTGAAGTCCGGGGCCACGGGATACCTGGTGAAGTCGGCCGGCCCCGAGGAGCTGCTGGACGCGGTGCGCCGCACGGCGCTGGGCGACCCGGTCTTCACCCCCGGCCTGGCCGGCCTCGTCCTGGGTGAGTACCGCAGGCTGGCGGCCGACCCGGTGCCCGCCGCGCAGGAGAGCCCCGACGTCCCGAAGCTGACCGAGCGCGAGACCGAGGTCCTGCGGCTCGTCGCCAAGGGGCTGAGCTACAAGCAGATCGCCGAGCGGCTGGTCATCTCGCACCGCACCGTGCAGAACCACGTCCAGAACACCCTGGGCAAGCTCCAGTTGCACAACCGCGTCGAGCTGGTGCGCTACGCCATCGAGCGCGGCCTCGACGGCGAGTGA